One Lagenorhynchus albirostris chromosome 7, mLagAlb1.1, whole genome shotgun sequence genomic window, GGCGCTGCCCCTGTGGAGCACAAGGGCCTGGTGTCCCACAACGGCAGCCTCATCAACGTGGGGAACCTGCTGCAGCGTGCGGAGCAGCAGGACAGCGGGCGGCTCTACCTGGAGAACAAGATTCACACACTGGAGCTGAAGCTGGGTGAGTGGCTGGCGGCGCGGGGACCTGTTGCAGCCGGGCGCAGACGCAAGGAGCCGAGCGGGAGGCCCGCCCCTCAGCCTCCAGCCCTCTGGCCCTACACTCCCCTCCTTAGCTTGGCAGTCTTTCCTGTCTTCCCCCGCCAGAGGAGAGCCATAACCGCTTCTCAGCCACTGAAGTGACGAATAAGACGCTGGCCGCAGAGATGCAGGAGCTGAGAACCCGGCTGGCTGAGGCTGAGGAGACGGCCCGGACGGCGGAGCGACAGAAGCACCAGCTTCAGCGGCTGCTACAGGAGTTCCGAAGGCGCCTGACTCCCCTGCAGCTTGAGGTGCAGCGGATGGTTGAAAAGGTGAGCCTCCTGGGAGAGCCGGCCGCCGGGCGGGGAGGCTGGGTCAGGGCAGCCGGCACGGGGCCGGGCCCAGGTTTGCCTTGCTTCCGCCTCCATGCGCTAGTTTCTGATGGAATCGATCAGTCAGCAGCTGGCACCCTGGAGTCTCCCAGGAGGAAGTGCTCAGTAGTCCTCGGATCTCGGCCCTTCCTCTGAGTCCGATTCTCGTGACATCTGTTTCAAACAGGCAGACAGCTGGGTAGAGAAGGAGGAGCCAGCACCTAGCAACTGAGGGCCTGGTGCAGGAGCTGCCATCCTGTGAGGTCAGCGATGGAGCCTGCTGAAGTTAGAGCCCTTCTGGTTCTAGAAAGAAGCTGGAGCAGGACCTGGGAGCCATAGGCAGGGGTGGCTGACCCCTGTGCTCGGCCTCTGTAGAGGAGCTCAGGCCGTCAGGGTGGGGTCTGTCTGTGCCGTGTGGGACGGATGAGTGAGGAAGCCGGTTCCACTTGCAACTAAATCCAACATCTTCTGCACCCCTCGAATGTCATTTTGCCCTCTACCTTGGGATTCCTCCTGGGGCCCTTTCGTCTTGTGCTTTCTCCTGTCCTCTTCCAGTTTAGAATAAGACGGGAGGAAAAGGCTTTTTGAGTCTGTTGTAAGGTCTGATGCCAATAAACTGAAGAAACAGACGCGGAAGCTGGCTGGGGGTAAGAGCCCCTTCCTCCGGATGGCACAAATCCTGCCAGGTTTCAGGAGCAGGTTCTGGGGGGAAGGGTCTCCCGTGGCCATCGCAGGAACAGTCAGTCAGTGCTAGCGAGCGTTTAGCGCTGGGCAGTGTTTGGCAGTGAACACTGTTCCAGCCACCCCAGACTTGCCAGAAGAAACCAGCACCTCTTTTCCCTGGCTCCCCATGTTCAGAATGTGGTATTGGCTCTGGCCCAGCCTTTTCCCTGTTCCCCATAAGTCTCGCCTCTTTCCATAATCCGTGGTTTCAGTTTGACTTTGTATATAAAgtgttctgttttggttttttttggctttttgttttttaaataaaccaaaGTCAAAACAAACTAAGTGTCCTCCGTAACTCTCCCCTCGCTCCTCTTCTAGGTCTGCCTGTGCTCCGCCCTCCTCCCAACCCTCAGCGCAGCCTCTGCTCGATGCAGGTGTCGCCTCCGGAGGGTGGAGGGGTGCAGCTCTGGGCTCTGCTGCCCAGGAGAGGGGCTGCCGCGGGGTCTGGGAAAGACTTGGGGtggctcctcccctcctctctttaGTTACGGCACAACAATACACGGACATTTTATTGAAAactttttacttgaaaaaataaaatcccaaatAATGAGGTGAGACATAAACCCACTGTTGTTGCTCTGAGGCCTGTGACTCGGTCTGTGACATTTTGTGGGGTAGGCTGTTGACACGCGTTGAGTCCCAGCTTCCTAGGGAAGCTGCAAGACTTGGGGCTCTGCCCCGCAGTTGACCCAAAGTCTAGAAGTGGGCAGAGCCGGCCGCTGTCTTGCCgagaggctggggtgaggggcctGTTGCGGCTGGGAGACCGTGGCTTTCACATTGCCCAGGGCAGTGTCGAGGCCTCTCCCAGAACAGGCGAGTCTGAGGTGAAAAGGCAGCAAGGGTGGGTGACTCCCCAGGGTGGCCCTTTTGGAGGTAGAAGTGATCCCAACCGTGCAAGCCAGGCTAAGACTTCAAGGGAGCAGAcaagagcccaggctctggcccTAGGCCAGGATGCACTTTGGACGGTTCTTTAGGGCCTAAGACAGTCTACACTGCTTACCTGTCGGTGGGTTCTTGCTACGAGTGGGGAGGTGAGAGCCTGCTCGGGGCTCCTGGTTCCAGACTCATTCCCAAGGGCTGGGGTGGTGCAGTGGGAGCTGCCGGTATCCCCATCCTTCTCCCAGGCAAGGGCCCTTTGCTCCCTGATGCCCGAGCCTGAGCTCGTGAAGCGTAAGCTAGAGAGGCCGACTGGTGTTTCAGAGACTTCCGAGGGCCGGGCTCAGTCATCGGCCACGATGGAGAGGGCTCTGAGCTCGCTCAGTCTGGCCTCGTTCTCCCGCTCCCGCTGCTCATCAGGACGGCCGGGCTGGGCAAGCTGCTGGGTCAGGTCTCCGAAAATCTTGTGCATTTCCGAGTAGTACACGACCTGGGGTGGGAACGGGAGGAGGTGGGCGGTGGGGGCTCCAGGGTACCAGCCCCCCGGGGCACGGCGGGTGGGTGGGCGGAGGGCCGGAGCCTGTGGGAAGTGGAGCGCAGGTCTCAACTCCACTCTCCCTCCACCACCGCCCCTCCCCTTGAGCTGTGTGGCAACCACAGCCCCGGGTCCTTCAGGAGCATTCACTGCCCACTGCCTGGGTGGCAGAGGGAGCAACGGGTCCTTGgtgaggcgggggtgggggtggggggtggtgctCTGCCTCCGAGCTCTCCAGGCAGCTgagggggaagggctggggggTGTGGGTGGGTCCTCGGCGGGTCCTGGGGGCGCCAGTGAGTCAGGCCCTGTGACCAGGGGCTAACTGCTTTACAGAAGCTAGGAGAAGCTCTCATCcatgggagagggcacagcagctCCCAAAGCCCTGGGCCAGCCTTAGAAGTAAAGGTGAGAGAGGGGACACGGTTCTAGCCTCTGTCCCTTCCCAGCTCATCCCACCGCCAATCACTGCCTTAGCTGCAGAGCCAGGAAAGCAGGGCCCAGAGGCCAGGCTCACTTCCATGTTTCCCTCTGCACAGGCACCAGAGGTGGGATGGGAGAGGCGCACAGGAACCAGGCGGGGGCAGGCCGAGGAATGGGGGGGACCCATGGGCAGCCCTCAGATGGTTGAGAGCtgagcaggcccaggggaggaggGCAAGGACCATTTCGGCCTCAGTCTCTACCTCACAACCAAATGAAGTCACGTACTTTCAAGAAAGTGTGCCACACCACTCAAACACCCCTACGTGTTACCATCTCCAGCCCCAAGTTGTCTCTGGGGAGAAGGAACTCTCCTTCTCTAGCAACCTGGAGTGCCATTACTGGCAAGGCCAGGCCATGCCTTCCACACTCGCACAGCTGGGCTGAGGGGGATCTAAATCAAGGTCTCCAAACAGGGTTGTCACCTGAGGGGACAGGGCCCGGGCTAGTGCTGGAGGGGGGAGCGGGATggccccccccgccccagctccctgccctgaGCCGCACTGCGCAGGCTGAGTCACTAGGAATGCTCACTTCTCCAGTGACTAATGGCAGCAGCAGCCGCTGGAGGGGGAGGCTGGCGCTGACGAGGCAGTAAACAACCCTCCGCCACCCTGCTGCCTGGTTACAGGGTATCCCTGGCTCCCAACCTGGGCAGCCTGGAGCTGTCTCCGGTGAGCAACagggtggagggggcagggcaggtgaCTGCGGGTCCGGGAGCAGCGGCACAGGACAGGGAAGTCACAGGTCTCCTGAAACACACCGTCCCCGGCCCAGGCCAAGCTGCTGAAAGGAAGCCCGCACCTCCAGGGGCTGTGCTCTCGGGGCAAGCATGGGAACCTTCCACGTCCCTATGCACGTAGCTCTCTGCCTCATTTTCCCTGAGCCCCTAAGGGCACGGTCACTAACAAGTCCCGGATCCAACATTAATCCTGCTCAGGGGTCCTGATCCCAAGTGTCCGGATCCCATGATTCCCATGGGGTTTGGTGTTCTCTGAAGACAcaggctgggaggcaggaacCAGGCTTTTCCTGGGTATCTGTGACTGTGGACTGTGTAAGAACGAGAGTGCCCACTGGAGGGCGCCAGACACTCAGGCCCAGCGGCGAGGCGGGCTGGAGGCAGACGGGGACATGTTGAGCCTTCAGCTTTGTTACCTGGTGGGGAAGGTGGCCGAGTGCTGAGCACCTGCAGTCACCTGGTGGGCGGGAGGCGGGGGGTGTTTCCCACGTGGAGAAGACCTCTTGGTTTTGGCACCTCAACcttttctcttttacagatggggagaacACTCCCTGCCAAGGGCTTGAAGgatgtgggggaggggcaaggagggCAGGAGCCACACGTTGTCTTTACACCCCTGAGTAGCAGGAGGCATGGGGTCTCGGGCCCGGTGCTACCATGGTGCACGTCCACCCGCGCCCAACGCGAGCGGGCCTGCCTTTCCGCTGGAAGATGCACCACGGCCTGGCGCCCAGGTGGGGGCCCTGCGCATGGCTCTCGCCGGGGTTTAGGGACCCCTCCAAGGGTTGCTAAAAGTCAAGACACCCCCTAGTCTTCCACCAAAAGAGAAGGACTAactagggaggggagggggtgcaggGTCCTCGGAAAAAGGCCTTCACCTGTGGCCCGTCCCTGACCTGGGCCCGCCAGGCAAGCGACCTGCCCATCAGGGTGAGGCGCTGGAGGTGCGGCCTGGTTTCCTCTTGCTGCTCGTGGAGAGAGAGAACTTCAGCGAAGAACTCTTGGACGACAAGGGACCTCATGCGAAAGTTGGGATTAACCAAAGAGCAACGGAGAGACCGAAACGGGAATTCCAGCCAACAACCGGGGGTGCCCTGCATTCCTCCctcgggggcagggctgggggcagagagTGACTGAGCCCCGCTTCCGGTGTGGGGAGCAGGGCGGGGCTGGCATGAGATGGGTCTCCAAAGCCCGCGACTGCCTCCCGAGGGAAGAAGTGTTGGGCCATCATGCGGGGTGGCAGCGGCCTCACCTGTGCTCGGATCAGGGACTCAAAGCTGGGCTGGAAGTAGTCCAGTCGGCTGTTGTAGAACCGCGGCATCTCATCCAGGAGCTGCTTGTTCTTGGCCTCAAAGTCATCCCGCACGGGCCGAAGCTCTTCTCGGGCCTGAGGAGCAAGACTGTGGGTGGCACAGCTCTTGCTGGCTCATCCAGCTTCCTGAGTGGGGCACGGGGGGTGGTGgaggtgctgtgtgtgtgtgtatggtggtggtggggggagtcaGGACATCTGGTGTCTTGGTCCCTGGGTGAAGGAGGAACTTGGCCTCCGGTCCCTGGGTGAAGGAGGAACCACGTGGGCCCCTGTCTAGCCCCAGCCCCTTCTCCCCGGTACCTGGTGGAGTTTGGCCAGCACCGGCcctgtcttctccttctcctcgTACTTCTCCACCTTGGCCTGCAACCTCCTGTAGTCCTGCAAGGCCTGCTCCCGCCGCTTCACCGCCATGTTGAGGCTCGGGAAGACGCTGCCAAACCTGCCGGACACAGTGGGTCGGAGACGGGACTGTTCTTGGAGCTGCAGGCTGGCAGCTCATCactcattcaaaaatatgtatcGAGCGCCTACCAAGAGCCAGACTCTGTACTAGGTCTTGGGGATCTTGCTGTGAACGAGATAGATGGGGCCCTGGCCTTGGTGGGGCACAGGCTGAGAATGTCGCCTTGGGGTAAGGCCAGGGCAAGGAAGACAGGGTAAGGGCCACTCCACTGACCTGGGTAAGACTCAGAAGGTCATGAATGCATGATGCCACTGATGCTGCCACTGCCCTTTAGCCCCCACCCCACATTTCAGAGACCTGTGCTACAGCATGGAGGAGCTGACCTGGTACAGCTCCTCCATGCTGTTGACCTGGTACAAAAAGATTCAGGTTCTATTAATTAGCATCAGGCAtctcagaagaaacaaaagacagaTGAGCTAGCAGAGCCAGGAGAGCTCTCTGGACAATCACGGAGGAACAGGGGTGGACAGAGCTCAGGAAGCCATTTGAGCAGATGGAGACAGCACCCCTTGGGAGTGGGCCCAGACCCAGGGGTGCTCCGGGAGTTAGGCCAAGGGCAGCTGCTCTGAGGGCTGGTATCAGAAAAGCTGGGAGATCAAGCTTCTGTCCAACATCTTCtattagaaaagtgaaaaaactGAGAGCAGGGAGATGacatgacttgtccaaggtcacaattAGGTAGTGACGGTCCAGCAGGTAACTCAAGTGTCCCAGCTCTCCCTCTGGCACCTCCCTACCACCTCATGCTGCCAACAGCAGGTGACAGACCTGCAACCGAAATCTACTcccatattactcagccattaacaACAAGTGaagtgatgccatttgcagcaagatggatggacctagagattatgacactaagtgaagtaagccagacatagaaagacaagtatcatatgatatcgcttatatgtagaatctaaaatatgacacaaatgaacttatttacaaaatagaaacagactcacagacatagaaaacaaacttgcggtcaccaaaggggaaagggtggggagggataaatgataaattaggagtttgggattaacagatacacactgctatatataaaagagatgaacaacaaggtcctactacatagcacagggaactatattcaatatcttataatcatctataacagaaaagaatctgaaaaatacatatatatacacacatgcacatgtacgtatacatgtatacacacctgtatatatacatatatatacatgtatatctataactatatataaaaaacggaatcactttgctgtacacccgaaactaagaCAACCTTGTAAATCGACTCTACTCCTATTAAATGACGACAAGCTACTCCCAGCCTTTTCTACCAACTCTGCCGGAAAAACAGGAATCCTCATGTTCTACTGTTGAAACAGCCAAACTGTCAAACCAAATGTTTGAGGAAAACGACTGCAGGAGCTCTTCCTGCCCCACCAGGACTACAAGAACCACAGGGCAGTGCTAGGGTGGCTGTTCAGAAAGAGCAGCAGCAGAGGCTCTGGCATTTTTGGCACCGTGGGCGTAATCTTTGTGACTAGGATCTTCTTTGACTGGGAAGGGCAACACAGTCTTGGGGTGGACACAGGGCAGGACCGCATCCCAGGCAGGCATGCTGCATTCTCCTTGACTAATGAGTGTGGGAGGAGGCCAGGCCAGCCTGCAAGCAGGTTTTCTGGAACTGGACAGAAGATGGGGCAGCTTCCTTGAACACAAAGCCTGAGGGGCTGGAGCGTCTATCTCGCAGCTGGGAGCCCGAGTGGCCGGTGGAGCCCCGGCCTCAAGCCGAGGTGACGGCGCAGTGGTTATTCGGGGGGGTTGCGAAGCACACAGAGGGAGACCCAGGACCAGAAGCAGAGTCGGTTCTTCCCAGAGCAACTCAGAGGAGATGAAAGATGGGGCAGGAAAAAGCCTCAACAAATCAAGAGTCCACGTGACATAAGAGTAATGAATACCTCTGCCAGAGAACAGAGGATAGACACTTGACTGACGCATAATGCCCCAAACAAAGCTATAGGCCCAGGCAGCAGAGTTTGATGAAACAGGTAGAAGGGCCACTAAAGCGGATTCTTCTCACTCTGGGTGTCCGTAATGGGCTCACCACGTAGCTGGAGATGCTAACGTGGGCCAGACCACCCACGCTTCTCCGAATCCTCTCCGAATCCTCAGTCGCAGGCCCCTCTACACGGCAATCAAATCAACCCCTGAATGACTGCTCTGCCGGGCAGAAGACGCAGGCCTACTTGGTGCTCTGCAAACTGGACCAGCCACGCCCAGGACACAAGGTTCCCCTGGGGTAGGGCTGAACACGCCCGGGACGGCTGAGACCCTCTGGGGGAGCTGGACTCACTTCACTGCTTTTGCCTCAGGCAGTGCTACAACGGGGTCTCGGATGCCAGGTGAGGCCCTCTCCCTCGCCGGCGGAGAGGCATGTGGCTCAGGGGAGCAGGTGCACCTGGGCCTGGGAAGCCGCCACGCCACCTCCCCCTGCACCCCATGTCCTCGGGGAGGAGGGCGGCACGGGTAAGGAAGGAATGTGCGGCACGGGCGTCATCCGCGGGTGGTCAAGCAGCTCTCGATACTCTGACCCCGGCAGCACTTGGACCAGTGCTCACAACCCTCTTCCCCCCATAAAGTCCACTGGGCTTTATCTCCAGGGCCAGGGTCGGATACAACGGCAAGGCTGACTACAACACGCTGGGACTGGGCTGGCCTACAGAGGGTGTAGAAATCCAGCCCCAGGGCAGGTCCTGAGCCGAGGGGGAGAAGGCGTGGATCCAGGGCTGACTGATTTCCAGGCAACCTCAGGGGACGGGTGTGTCCACAGGACACTACCTTCGGCCTTCCGGAAGCAAGACCACGTATCCTCTGGGGGGAGGAAGCGGCTGCTCTGGGAGGCCCAAGGGAAACTTTGGTCAGCACGCTGACTTCCACCTCCCACGGCAGACAGCACCCTTAGCTGAACCCAGAGGCCGCAGAGGGCTCAGCTTGATGTCCGCCGCTGCCGAGGGACGTGactccctgggccctgggcctcgGGACCGCCCGGGTAGGTGTCACGCCCTTCTCACAGTAAAGCAGGGAAGCTAAGGTCAGGCAGGGGAGATCAGACAGTGTAATCGGAGGTAGCTGACAAAAGGGGGGGTGGGGACCGAACTCTGTAATCCCTGGCTCAGGTCACTGCCCCACTGAGGCCACACCGCCTCGTTTTCCGCTTAGAAGTAACAGGAAGAACTCTGCCAGCTCCACGTGCCAGGGGGTATAAACACCAGGGTGCTGTTCGGGGAAAGGGGCTCCTGGCAGCAGACACCCCTCCTCGTGTGGGGTGTTTTAGTGCTGCCCCTACCTTCTCGTCAGGGCAGGGAAGCTGCAGGGAGGCAAGGACAAGCATAGGCTGGTCCCCAGAGCCCGGGCCCCTTCCAGACATGCCCCTGGGACCCGACAGGGTACCTGCTGACTTGACCTGACAAGGATGGGGTGATCCAGCTCTCCCTGGGGCACCAAGCCTGCACTTTTATGGGGCTGCCACGAAGGAGCAAGGCTGCGGGCCCAGAGCCTCTCTGCTCAGTGCCCGGCGTCCCCCTGATAATTAGTGGTGAGGGGCACATGGGAGTCCCTGGGCTAGGACCCCAGGAGGGACTCTGCCCTCCACATACAGCGCCACTCCAGCCCACGATACCTCCCTCTCCGCTCAGGGGAGTGCCCGGCTCTGCCACTTTGAGAGTTCAGCTCCATTCCTGCTTCCGCAGAAGGGGAAGAGACTTGGAGGCACAGGCCTGTCCTGTCCAGGGCTCTCCCCACTCCACTGCACTGCCCCGCCTCGGCAGTTATCATTCTGGTCCGTTTCTCGGGGGATGCCGCATGGCTTCTGCGCTACATCCTAAGCTCCTAAAGTTTGAATCGCAGAGAAGGGAGGACAGGGCTGGGCCTACCCCAGGCGCTCCTGAAGCTCTGCCCATTTCTTGCCTGTCCTAAGGTGGGGCGGCAAATGGTCCTCAGGGTAAGCGTGGGGTGAAGAGGCATCAAGAGgcggagggaaagggggagggagggaggctggctggGAGGTGGGGCATGCCTGCCATTCCTCAATCTGTGCCCACACAGCCGGGATCTTCCACCCACCAGGAAAGGGAAATTGAAAGCATCCCCATCCCACCCTGTGAACACGGCCCAGAGACTGGGGGATTAGAGGCCGAGCCCCCTGGGGGGAGGCCGGGGGCGGCGGGGTGGCCATGTGGCGATGTTCCTCAGCAGAGGACAGGAAAGCTGCAGCTTCCTGTTTCCGGTGCTGGGGTCCCTGGGAGCTTCTCTCCTGGCAAGAGGCGGCAACAGGCAGTGCCGGGTTTATGTGGTTGGAGGAGATCGCATGTCGGCCACGGGATACAAAGAAGCCAGccgggcaggcaggcaggcaggcctgGGGGGCTTGGGCAGAGGTCAGCGGATCTGCTGCGGAGATGGTGGCCACCCCCTCGGCCACTCACCCACCTTCCTGGCAGGTGGTGCGCGGCTGgagtggtgggaagcagccgcgatTTCTCTCCATTTGGCTCCAGAAGCCAGGCATCAGATTTCAGGCCCGCCTCGGTGGTGGTGAAATCAAGGTGGAAGTCAGTCCCCAGTTCTCTGGGCTGGTGTCCCCTGCCTAGTTCTGCCAGCCATGGGTGTGCACGGCAGCCTCCGTGGCAGCCCCTGGGACCCCCGTGGGCACGGTCAGCTCGGCCAGGGGTCCTTCCCACCCAGTTCTGAACCCTCAGGCCTGGAGACGGGGTCACAGAGCTACAAGCAGCGGAGCTCTTTCCGACGCTCCCTCCTGAGCTACTGGCCTGCCCAGCACCCTGCTCCTCACATGACCCTGCGACCTGGGGCCGagcaggggctggggacaggggccCGGGGCAGGAGCGGGGAGGAATCCCTGTGGGCCAGGTTCTGCCTGCCCTCCACGGCTAAGCCTCCAGACAGCCCAGCTTAGAAAGAGCTTTGCCTAACCCCACCCCTTGGACCTGAACAGGGAACAAGAGCTCAACAACCTGAACGCCAGGGGTCACAGGATCAAAACCTGCTCTCTCCATCGCCCTCCAGGCCCTGATCCAGGCCTCATGGTAATTAGCACAGCCTCATTACCCAGGCCCTGGTGAGGCAACTGCCAGGGACCACCACAGAAGAGGTAATAAAGTGCAGCTGCTGGGCTGGAGCGGGAGCCTCTCTAGGCCGGAGCCGAGCTGGGAGAGGCCAGGGAGGAAGATGAAGTGATTCGGGAGCTTCAAGGCAATGTTCCTGCCTGTCTCCCGCCCAGCGCCACCCCCCTAGGGGACCCGGGGAATAGGCCTGTCTGATCACTGACCAGAGCCTGCTGGACAGAAGATGAGTCTCACAGAAGAATTTCTGACCCTGGCAGGTCATGAATCGGGGGACCTTCCCAGGCGGGACCCCGCTGCAGCGCCCTTTCCCGTGTGcggccaccccccccccccaccgcttcAAAAGCCACGTGCGGCAGGCAGCTGCTTCCCCCAACCCGGCCGAGCGAGATGAAAGGCCTCACTCATCTCCGTGGAGGCCCGGCCAAGATCTCTGCTAGCTTAACTCCACAAGCTCTGGTCCCACTGGTTCTCGGTCAGGAACAAAGGGACAATGGCAGAATGACCACAGGAGCGCCGGCCGGCTACTGTGGAGGATCAGACAGGCCCTGCCACCACTGAGCGTGCCTGGCCAGGCAGGTGCTCTGGAGCTACCGGGAGTGTCAACCCCAG contains:
- the BIN3 gene encoding bridging integrator 3 isoform X1, whose protein sequence is MSWIPFKIGQPKKQIVPKTVERDFEREYGKLQQLEEQTKRLQKDMKKSTDADLAMSKSAVKISLDLLSNPLCEQDQDFLNMVTALDTAMKRMDAFNQEKVNQIQKTVIEPLKKFGSVFPSLNMAVKRREQALQDYRRLQAKVEKYEEKEKTGPVLAKLHQAREELRPVRDDFEAKNKQLLDEMPRFYNSRLDYFQPSFESLIRAQVVYYSEMHKIFGDLTQQLAQPGRPDEQRERENEARLSELRALSIVADD
- the BIN3 gene encoding bridging integrator 3 isoform X6; this encodes MSKSAVKISLDLLSNPLCEQDQDFLNMVTALDTAMKRMDAFNQEKVNQIQKTVIEPLKKFGSVFPSLNMAVKRREQALQDYRRLQAKVEKYEEKEKTGPVLAKLHQAREELRPVRDDFEAKNKQLLDEMPRFYNSRLDYFQPSFESLIRAQVVYYSEMHKIFGDLTQQLAQPGRPDEQRERENEARLSELRALSIVADD
- the BIN3 gene encoding bridging integrator 3 isoform X5, with translation MKKSTDADLAMSKSAVKISLDLLSNPLCEQDQDFLNMVTALDTAMKRMDAFNQEKVNQIQKTVIEPLKKFGSVFPSLNMAVKRREQALQDYRRLQAKVEKYEEKEKTGPVLAKLHQAREELRPVRDDFEAKNKQLLDEMPRFYNSRLDYFQPSFESLIRAQVVYYSEMHKIFGDLTQQLAQPGRPDEQRERENEARLSELRALSIVADD
- the BIN3 gene encoding bridging integrator 3 isoform X3; the protein is MSWIPFKIGQPKKQIVPKTVERDFEREYGKLQQLEEQTKRLQKDMKKSTDADLAMSKSAVKISLDLLSNPLCEQDQDFLNMVTALDTAMKRMDAFNQEKVNQIQKTVIEPLKKFGSVFPSLNMAVKRREQALQDYRRLQAKVEKYEEKEKTGPVLAKLHQAREELRPVRDDFEAKNKQLLDEMPRFYNSRLDYFQPSFESLIRAQPLAGSVLPICKREKVEVPKPRGLLHVGNTPRLPPTR
- the BIN3 gene encoding bridging integrator 3 isoform X2; the protein is MSWIPFKIGQPKKQIVPKTVERDFEREYGKLQQLEEQTKRLQKDMKKSTDADLAMSKSAVKISLDLLSNPLCEQDQDFLNMVTALDTAMKRMDAFNQEKVNQIQKTVIEPLKKFGSVFPSLNMAVKRREQALQDYRRLQAKVEKYEEKEKTGPVLAKLHQAREELRPVRDDFEAKNKQLLDEMPRFYNSRLDYFQPSFESLIRAQQEETRPHLQRLTLMGRSLAWRAQVRDGPQVKAFFRGPCTPSPP
- the BIN3 gene encoding bridging integrator 3 isoform X4; the encoded protein is MSWIPFKIGQPKKQIVPKTVERDFEREYGKLQQLEEQTKRLQKDMKKSTDADLAMSKSAVKISLDLLSNPLCEQDQDFLNMVTALDTAMKRMDAFNQEKVNQIQKTVIEPLKKFGSVFPSLNMAVKRREQALQDYRRLQAKVEKYEEKEKTGPVLAKLHQAREELRPVRDDFEAKNKQLLDEMPRFYNSRLDYFQPSFESLIRAQSSSLKFSLSTSSKRKPGRTSSASP